From Musa acuminata AAA Group cultivar baxijiao chromosome BXJ3-8, Cavendish_Baxijiao_AAA, whole genome shotgun sequence, one genomic window encodes:
- the LOC103995787 gene encoding homeobox-leucine zipper protein HOX14 has product MENGGVASESCMIHEEGEMMHFSALSASELHPQMPRGARRARRRRKKAKGDAKKRRLSEEQVKLLEMRFGEEKKLELGRKLRLATELGLDPKQVAVWFQNRRARDKSKQVEEAYLKLKPVHEAAVVEKCHLENEVMQLKEKLSKAQEEIRKLSLSMKEAVAGSRPSSSTSSHQPLVADLGVAAEEAELMYIQEFDFGNYMMEWAYFYGL; this is encoded by the exons ATGGAGAATGGTGGTGTGGCCTCCGAGTCTTGCATGATCCATGAGGAAGGAGAGATGATGCACTTCTCCGCTCTCTCCGCTTCCGAACTCCACCCTCAGATGCCTCGAG GAGCGAGGAGAGCgcgtcggaggaggaagaaggcgaaGGGAGACGCGAAGAAGCGGCGGCTGAGCGAGGAGCAGGTGAAGTTGCTGGAGATGCGGTTCGGGGAGGAGAAGAAGTTGGAGTTGGGGAGGAAGCTCCGGTTGGCCACTGAGCTCGGCCTCGACCCCAAGCAGGTCGCCGTCTGGTTCCAGAACCGGCGGGCTCGGGACAAGAGCAAGCAGGTGGAGGAGGCCTACCTGAAGCTCAAGCCCGTCCACGAGGCCGCCGTCGTCGAGAAATGCCACCTCGAGAACGAG GTGATGCAGCTCAAGGAGAAGCTTTCGAAAGCACAAGAGGAGATAAGGAAGCTCTCGCTGAGCATGAAGGAAGCCGTCGCCGGCAGCCGCCCGAGCTCATCAACCTCGAGTCATCAACCATTAGTAGCAGACTTAGGAGTGGCGGCGGAGGAAGCTGAGCTCATGTACATACAGGAGTTTGACTTCGGCAACTACATGATGGAGTGGGCATATTTCTATGGACTATGA